In Branchiostoma floridae strain S238N-H82 unplaced genomic scaffold, Bfl_VNyyK Sc7u5tJ_150, whole genome shotgun sequence, one genomic interval encodes:
- the LOC118407935 gene encoding uncharacterized protein LOC118407935, with product MTCNSGQEFRYPEACNFVCNRGYKLTHTTSRVRHCQTDATWSGNDAECIAYASCAALKDVGYTTSGSYVIDPDGPDFGAEPFSVYCDFPRGTTVISHDSESRTSVSPRCNPAGCYKRNRVLWPATGADGSCDGPV from the exons ATGACGTGCAACAGCGGCCAGGAATTCCGCTACCCGGAGGCCTGCAACTTCGTCTGTAACCGAGGCTATAAACTGACGCACACAACCAGCCGTGTACGACATTGTCAGACTGATGCGACCTGGTCTGGTAACGACGCCGAATGTATTG cgtATGCCAGCTGTGCAGCCCTGAAGGATGTTGGGTACACCACCTCTGGTAGTTACGTCATCGACCCAGACGGACCAGACTTCGGGGCGGAGCCCTTCTCTGTATATTGTGACTTTCCTAGAG GTACCACGGTGATCAGCCATGACAGTGAGAGCCGCACCAGTGTAAGTCCTCGATGCAATCCAGCGGGGTGCTACAAAAGGAATAGAGTACTTTGGCCTGCCACAGGAGCGGACGGTTCTTGCGACGGACCAGTGTGA
- the LOC118407936 gene encoding uncharacterized protein LOC118407936, which produces MDDNFIRHRLREFGTVEDSRFLTYANQGFPEILTGTRQYRMKITKHIPNSIRIGSELVTFRYNGQPRICHRCGSDEHFVAACTAVKCTRCFEIGHLATDCDQDIKCNICGGEGHSARSCQLSFANRLNVTTSWTKITPTQQNDKSVKKPVTPGENEYTSQSSVQDNTPTVPKVVVSTAEPQNGVVSTPEPPNGVVSTPESPNGVVSTPESQDGGKEPPDGETDMEDAEDLVTSQTNGLLLKLDDSGDISAEYETDEESVNKRPLPSSQSDSDDSDTSARRTGKATGKKIKKDADASPSESDDSDTSARRNGRAVEKKSKKDADEKGTIKTLPSPGKALVSYKTKVVPSSSLRKKGRKGPK; this is translated from the coding sequence ATGGATGATAACTTTATCCGCCATCGGCTCAGAGAGTTTGGTACTGTAGAGGACAGCCGTTTCCTTACCTATGCGAACCAAGGTTTCCCTGAAATCCTGACCGGTACTAGGCAGTATCGTATGAAGATCACAAAGCACATCCCGAATTCTATCCGTATCGGCAGTGAACTTGTGACCTTTAGGTACAACGGACAGCCGAGGATCTGTCACCGCTGTGGTAGTGACGAGCATTTTGTCGCCGCTTGTACAGCCGTTAAGTGCACCCGCTGTTTTGAGATTGGTCACTTAGCCACCGATTGTGACCAAGACATCAAATGTAACATCTGTGGAGGGGAAGGTCACTCTGCAAGGTCGTGCCAACTAAGCTTTGCAAACAGGCTGAACGTCACCACTAGCTGGACCAAGATCACCCCTACACAGCAGAACGACAAGAGTGTAAAGAAACCAGTTACACCTGGTGAAAACGAGTATACCAGTCAGAGTTCAGTACAGGACAACACACCGACAGTCCCTAAGGTGGTGGTGAGTACGGCTGAGCCCCAAAACGGAGTGGTGAGTACGCCTGAGCCCCCAAACGGAGTGGTGAGTACGCCTGAGTCCCCAAACGGGGTGGTGAGTACGCCTGAGTCCCAAGACGGGGGTAAAGAGCCGCCAGACGGTGAGACTGACATGGAGGATGCAGAGGACTTGGTCACCAGCCAAACTAACGGCCTCCTTCTCAAATTAGACGACTCAGGGGATATCAGCGCCGAATACGAAACAGACGAAGAGAGTGTCAACAAACGACCTCTCCCTTCAAGCCAGAGCGACTCCGATGACTCGGACACCTCTGCAAGACGAACCGGAAAGGCAACTGgtaaaaagataaagaaagacgCAGATGCAAGTCCTAGCGAGTCTGATGACTCGGACACCTCTGCAAGACGAAACGGCAGGGCAGTTGAAAAAAAGTCTAAAAAAGATGCAGACGAGAAGGGGACAATTAAAACGCTCCCTTCTCCTGGTAAAGCCTTAGTGTCTTACAAGACCAAAGTTGTCCCTTCATCTTCCTTACGGAAGAAAGGTAGGAAGGGTCCTAAGTAA